From Aquila chrysaetos chrysaetos chromosome 3, bAquChr1.4, whole genome shotgun sequence, the proteins below share one genomic window:
- the LOC115339927 gene encoding C-C chemokine receptor type 8-like, with protein sequence MNPTSQFRGTTEYDYGYDENAAPCNEGNSFRRFKSLFLPILYCLVFVFCLLGNSLVLWVLLTRKRLTTMTDICLLNLAASDLLFVVPLPFQAHYASDQWVFGNAMCKIMAGIYYTGFYSSIFFITLMSIDRYIAIVHAVYATRIRTASCGIIISLILWLVAGLASVPNIMFNQQLEIEQSVQCVSTYPPGDNTWKVTSQFAANILGLLIPLSILICCYAQILKNLQKCKNRNKIKAIKMIFIIVIVFFLFWTPFNIVLFLDSLQSLHIINDCKASYQIALALQLTETISFIHCCLNPVIYAFAGVTFKAHLKGLLQSCVRVLSSPAGGAGAGQSFSGPTQLSGCSDSAGFL encoded by the coding sequence ATGAATCCCACAAGCCAGTTCCGTGGCACAACAGAATATGACTATGGATATGATGAAAACGCTGCTCCGTGCAATGAAGGAAACAGCTTTCGCAGGTTTAAATCCCTCTTTCTGCCGATTCTTTACTGCCTTGTGTTTGTCTTCTGCCTTCTGGGAAACTCCTTGGTCCTTTGGGTTCTCCTGACCAGGAAAAGGCTGACGACAATGACCGACATCTGCCTGCTGAACCTCGCAGCCTCTGATCTCCTTTTCGTTGTGCCTCTCCCTTTCCAAGCCCACTACGCTTCAGACCAGTGGGTTTTTGGCAACGCCATGTGCAAGATAATGGCTGGCATTTATTACACGGGTTTTTatagcagtattttctttataacaCTCATGAGCATAGACAGGTATATAGCAATCGTCCATGCTGTCTATGCCACGAGGATACGGACAGCCTCTTGTGGCATAATTATCAGTTTAATCCTGTGGCTGGTGGCTGGCTTGGCTTCTGTACCTAACATCATGTTCAACCAGCAGTTGGAAATCGAGCAGTCTGTGCAGTGCGTCTCCACGTACCCCCCAGGCGACAATACCTGGAAGGTCACTTCTCAGTTTGCAGCCAATATCTTAGGCCTCTTGATTCCCCTTAGCATCCTCATTTGCTGCTACGCCCAGATACtgaaaaacctgcaaaaatgcaaaaatcgGAACAAGATCAAGGCGATCAAGATGATTTTCATCATTgtcattgttttcttcctcttctggaCTCCCTTCAACATCGTGCTGTTCCTAGACTCCCTGCAGAGCCTGCACATCATCAATGACTGCAAGGCGAGCTACCAGATAGCCCTGGCCCTGCAGCTGACGGAAACCATCTCCTTCATCCACTGCTGCCTGAACCCCGTGATCTACGCCTTTGCCGGAGTGACGTTCAAGGCCCACCTTAAAGGCCTGCTTCAGTCCTGTGTCCGTGTCCTCTCCAGCCCCGCGGGAGGTGCGGGGGCTGGGCAGTCATTTTCAGGGCCCACCCAGCTCTCCGGCTGCTCCGACAGCGCCGGGTTCCTGTGA